From the genome of Longimicrobium sp., one region includes:
- the mraY gene encoding phospho-N-acetylmuramoyl-pentapeptide-transferase translates to MLYWIAIRFAEDNILFNIFRYQTFRAAGAVVTAFVVAFWFGPDIISRLRMLKVGQVVRTEGPQTHLGKSGTPTMGGVIIVLATVIPTLLWARLDNPNTVTAVVVLGWLGFLGFMDDYLKIARKKTEGLRGRYKIIGQAGIGLLVGLALVFVPWFDIGIPTRPEAWTQIPFFKSVHLEFWWPLYVLFVAFIIVGCSNAVNLTDGLDGLAAGLSSIAAVTFGVFAYLLGRVDAANYLNLFYIPGAGELTIFCVALAGGCMGFLWFNAHPAEVFMGDTGSLAIGGVLGAIAVLLRAEFLLAIVGFVFVAEALSVMLQTVYYKWTKRKYGSGRRIFRMAPLHHHFEQIGWHESKVIIRFWIMGIMCALVAFATLKIR, encoded by the coding sequence GTGCTCTACTGGATCGCCATCCGCTTCGCGGAAGACAACATCCTCTTCAACATCTTCCGCTACCAGACCTTCCGGGCGGCGGGGGCGGTGGTGACCGCCTTCGTGGTGGCGTTCTGGTTCGGGCCCGACATCATCTCGCGGCTCCGCATGCTGAAGGTGGGGCAGGTGGTGCGCACCGAGGGCCCGCAGACGCACCTGGGCAAGAGCGGCACGCCGACGATGGGCGGCGTCATCATCGTGCTGGCCACGGTGATCCCCACCCTGCTCTGGGCGAGGCTCGACAACCCGAACACCGTCACGGCCGTGGTCGTCCTCGGCTGGCTGGGGTTCCTGGGCTTCATGGACGACTACCTGAAGATCGCGCGCAAGAAGACCGAGGGCTTGCGGGGGCGGTACAAGATCATCGGGCAGGCGGGGATCGGGCTGCTGGTGGGGCTGGCGCTGGTGTTCGTCCCCTGGTTCGACATCGGTATCCCCACGCGCCCCGAGGCGTGGACGCAGATCCCGTTCTTCAAGTCGGTGCACCTGGAGTTCTGGTGGCCGCTGTACGTGCTGTTCGTGGCCTTCATCATCGTGGGGTGCTCGAACGCGGTGAACCTGACCGACGGGCTGGACGGGCTGGCGGCGGGGCTGTCGAGCATCGCGGCGGTGACCTTCGGCGTGTTCGCGTACCTGCTGGGGCGGGTGGACGCGGCCAACTACCTGAACCTGTTCTACATCCCCGGCGCGGGCGAGCTGACCATCTTCTGCGTGGCGCTCGCCGGGGGGTGCATGGGGTTCCTGTGGTTCAACGCGCACCCGGCTGAGGTGTTCATGGGCGACACCGGGTCGCTGGCCATCGGCGGGGTGCTGGGGGCCATCGCGGTGCTGCTGAGGGCGGAGTTCCTGCTGGCGATCGTGGGCTTCGTGTTCGTGGCCGAGGCGCTCTCGGTCATGCTGCAGACGGTCTACTACAAGTGGACCAAGCGGAAGTACGGCTCGGGCCGGCGCATCTTCCGCATGGCCCCGCTGCACCACCACTTCGAGCAGATCGGCTGGCACGAGAGCAAGGTGATCATCCGCTTCTGGATCATGGGGATCATGTGCGCGCTCGTCGCCTTCGCCACGCTGAAGATCCGGTAA
- a CDS encoding class I SAM-dependent methyltransferase: MERAYRRVVAKLHRRYEEFAGAYGGAVPFAVEAGGLRQVFGGGEPAFTFVAHGREGVAALGSLDGLLVGEAYLKGALDVEGDLLRVLSLRDLFRDRHPLLWAWKFVRPLLRGQVRSDAAFIADHYDEDPDFYLLFLDRAHRCYSQGVFAHDDEPLEAGIERKLQFALDSVGVKEGDRVLDVGGGWGAFTEFAGRRGVRVTSLTISRASERFINGMIERLRLPCRVAREHLFAHQPGEKYDAIVNLGVTEHLPDYGRTLQKYASLLKPGGRVCLDASATRVKYAVSAFFERHVFRGNGSPVCLHDYMAAVARSPFAVMGVYNDTRNYELTTRRWAENLDRHRAEIEARWGKEQYRRFQVYLWGCVDGFRRDVVQAYRWVLELRHPA; encoded by the coding sequence ATGGAGAGGGCGTACCGGCGGGTGGTGGCGAAGCTCCACCGGCGCTACGAGGAGTTCGCCGGGGCGTACGGCGGGGCGGTGCCGTTCGCGGTGGAGGCGGGCGGCCTGCGGCAGGTGTTCGGCGGCGGGGAGCCGGCCTTCACCTTCGTGGCGCACGGGCGCGAGGGCGTGGCCGCGCTCGGCTCGCTCGACGGGCTGCTGGTGGGCGAGGCGTACCTCAAGGGCGCGCTCGACGTCGAGGGCGACCTGCTGCGCGTGCTCTCGCTGCGCGACCTCTTCCGCGACCGGCATCCGCTGCTCTGGGCCTGGAAGTTCGTCCGCCCCCTGCTCCGGGGGCAGGTGAGGAGCGACGCCGCCTTCATCGCCGACCACTACGACGAAGACCCCGACTTCTACCTCCTCTTCCTGGACCGCGCCCACCGCTGCTACTCGCAGGGCGTCTTCGCCCATGACGACGAGCCGCTGGAGGCCGGGATCGAGCGCAAGCTGCAGTTCGCGCTGGACTCCGTCGGCGTGAAGGAGGGCGACCGCGTGCTGGACGTGGGCGGCGGGTGGGGGGCGTTCACCGAGTTCGCCGGCAGGCGCGGCGTCCGGGTGACCTCGCTCACCATCTCGCGCGCGTCGGAGCGCTTCATCAACGGCATGATCGAGCGGTTGAGGCTCCCCTGCCGCGTGGCGCGCGAGCACCTGTTCGCGCACCAGCCCGGGGAGAAGTACGACGCCATCGTGAACCTGGGCGTGACCGAGCACCTCCCCGACTACGGGCGGACGCTGCAGAAGTACGCCAGCCTGCTCAAGCCGGGCGGGCGCGTGTGCCTGGACGCCAGCGCCACGCGGGTGAAGTACGCCGTCTCCGCCTTCTTCGAGCGCCACGTCTTCCGCGGCAACGGCTCGCCCGTGTGCCTGCACGACTACATGGCCGCGGTGGCGCGCTCGCCCTTCGCGGTCATGGGCGTCTACAACGACACCCGCAACTACGAGCTCACCACCCGCCGCTGGGCCGAGAACCTGGACCGCCACCGCGCGGAGATCGAGGCGCGCTGGGGGAAGGAGCAGTACCGCCGCTTCCAGGTCTACCTCTGGGGCTGCGTCGACGGCTTCCGCCGCGACGTGGTGCAGGCGTACCGCTGGGTGCTGGAGCTCCGGCACCCGGCCTGA
- the murF gene encoding UDP-N-acetylmuramoyl-tripeptide--D-alanyl-D-alanine ligase, which produces MSGFRWTAGEVERALETGPGEGGDIGFAEVSTDTRKIAPGALFVALQGANFDGHDYLARAAEAGATGAVVSRIPHGAPALRYFVVENTLHALGKLGRHRRRALAGKVVAVAGSNGKTTTKDLLRAALSSTLRVHATAANLNNQVGAPQTLLAAPDDAEVVVVEVGTNEPGEIAILGAIVEPDLALITSIGEEHLEGLGSVEGVLEEEIAILRHVRGGGPALVADEPAELPERAREIVGAPRLRIAGFGEEADLRPDGGSEGIEVLPKGASRWGFRGTRIDLPLPGRHNVRNALLALGVAAELGVPLEDAARGIAAMPVPKMRSEWRRVGTLGVLADCYNANPPSTLAAVDLLASVPATGEKVAVVGTMRELGAHAEALHRSVAATIAAKVGEGIDRVVATGDFVPAFAEHEGRLGERLIAADDPLAAYERLRPVLRGDETILLKGSRGVALERLIPLLERDFAGAAESGSSDDAMSTASAGA; this is translated from the coding sequence TTGAGCGGTTTCCGCTGGACGGCGGGCGAGGTGGAGCGGGCGCTGGAGACGGGCCCCGGCGAGGGCGGCGACATCGGGTTCGCGGAGGTCTCGACCGACACGCGGAAGATCGCGCCGGGCGCGCTGTTCGTGGCGCTGCAGGGGGCGAACTTCGACGGGCACGACTACCTGGCGCGGGCGGCGGAGGCGGGCGCCACGGGCGCCGTCGTCTCCCGCATTCCGCACGGCGCTCCGGCACTCCGCTACTTCGTGGTCGAGAACACTTTGCATGCGCTCGGCAAACTGGGACGCCACCGTCGCCGCGCGCTCGCCGGAAAGGTCGTCGCGGTCGCGGGGAGCAACGGGAAGACGACCACCAAGGACCTGCTCCGCGCGGCGCTCTCCTCGACGCTCCGGGTGCACGCCACCGCGGCCAACCTGAACAACCAGGTCGGCGCGCCGCAGACGCTCCTGGCCGCGCCGGACGACGCGGAAGTGGTGGTGGTCGAGGTGGGGACCAACGAGCCGGGGGAGATCGCCATCCTGGGCGCCATCGTGGAGCCCGACCTGGCGCTCATCACCTCCATCGGCGAGGAGCACCTGGAGGGCCTGGGCTCCGTCGAGGGCGTGCTGGAGGAGGAGATCGCCATCCTCCGCCACGTCCGCGGCGGCGGCCCCGCGCTGGTCGCCGACGAGCCGGCCGAGCTGCCGGAGCGCGCGCGGGAGATCGTCGGCGCGCCGCGGCTCAGGATCGCCGGCTTCGGGGAGGAAGCCGACCTGCGGCCGGACGGCGGGAGCGAGGGGATCGAGGTGCTGCCGAAGGGCGCCAGCCGCTGGGGCTTCCGGGGGACGCGGATCGACCTCCCCCTGCCGGGCCGCCACAACGTGCGCAACGCGCTGCTGGCGCTCGGCGTCGCCGCGGAGCTGGGGGTGCCGCTGGAGGACGCGGCGCGGGGGATCGCCGCCATGCCGGTGCCGAAGATGAGGAGCGAGTGGCGGCGCGTGGGGACGCTGGGCGTGCTGGCGGACTGCTACAACGCCAATCCCCCGAGCACCCTGGCCGCCGTCGACCTCCTGGCGTCCGTCCCCGCCACGGGCGAGAAGGTGGCCGTGGTGGGGACGATGCGGGAGCTGGGCGCGCACGCCGAGGCGCTGCACCGCAGCGTCGCCGCGACCATCGCGGCGAAGGTGGGGGAGGGGATCGACCGCGTGGTGGCCACGGGCGACTTCGTCCCCGCGTTCGCCGAGCACGAGGGCCGGCTGGGGGAGCGGCTGATCGCCGCGGACGACCCGCTGGCGGCGTACGAGCGGCTGCGGCCGGTGCTGAGGGGCGACGAGACGATCCTGCTCAAGGGCTCGCGCGGCGTGGCCCTGGAGCGGCTGATCCCGCTGCTGGAGCGCGACTTCGCCGGGGCGGCGGAGAGCGGATCGTCGGACGACGCGATGTCCACCGCGAGCGCGGGGGCCTAG
- a CDS encoding UDP-N-acetylmuramoyl-L-alanyl-D-glutamate--2,6-diaminopimelate ligase: protein MSARTVTLGRIEARLEREGLLAPGARLPEPVAAARVHDVATDSRQVGTGDLFCAYAGTGSDSHRYLRDVALKGAAAATVERADRGLTLPQIEVTYGRLAAAHAAAEVYGDPWNELVLVGVTGTNGKTTSAAILRHLLGLRGPAGSIGTLGAVDQAGRVIPGTEGLTTPGPVEAARWIRRFADAGVQALAMEVSSHALHQQRMAAARFDAALFTNLTRDHLDYHRTMEEYRAAKLKLAELLKPDGAAILNADDPAWSGVGALIQGRRRVVRFGIHTPADVRAGEVRVGPGGMEWELETPDGSAPVRLPLFGTYNVANALGCAAVLWSLGWTPDQVAAGLGTLPQVPGRLERVSGPPASATVLIDYAHTPDALERALQALRPLVRGRLWVLFGAGGDRDPGKRPEMGRIAAENADVAVVTSDNPRTEDPEAIIDDIERGMGSAPRLRFPDRREAIRHALLNASEDDLVLLAGKGHETYQIVGLEKRPFDEREVVREVLLERSESMSGGVA from the coding sequence GTGAGCGCGCGCACGGTGACGCTCGGCCGCATCGAGGCCCGCCTGGAGCGCGAGGGGCTGCTGGCGCCCGGCGCGCGCCTCCCCGAGCCCGTGGCCGCCGCCCGCGTGCACGACGTGGCCACCGACTCGCGCCAGGTGGGCACGGGCGACCTCTTCTGCGCCTACGCGGGGACGGGCTCCGACAGCCACCGCTACCTGCGCGACGTGGCGCTGAAGGGCGCCGCCGCAGCCACGGTGGAGCGCGCGGACCGGGGCCTCACGCTCCCGCAGATCGAGGTCACCTACGGACGCCTGGCCGCGGCGCACGCGGCGGCCGAGGTCTACGGCGACCCGTGGAACGAGCTCGTGCTGGTCGGCGTGACGGGGACGAACGGGAAGACCACCAGCGCGGCGATCCTGCGCCATCTCCTGGGCCTGCGCGGGCCCGCGGGGTCGATCGGGACGCTGGGGGCGGTGGACCAGGCGGGGCGCGTGATCCCCGGCACCGAGGGGCTCACCACGCCGGGGCCGGTGGAGGCGGCGCGCTGGATCCGCCGCTTCGCCGACGCGGGGGTGCAGGCGCTGGCGATGGAGGTCTCGTCGCACGCGCTGCACCAGCAGCGGATGGCGGCGGCGCGCTTCGACGCGGCGCTCTTCACCAACCTCACGCGGGACCATCTCGACTACCATCGCACGATGGAGGAGTACCGGGCCGCGAAGCTCAAGCTTGCGGAGCTGCTCAAGCCCGACGGGGCGGCGATCCTGAATGCGGACGATCCGGCATGGAGCGGTGTGGGGGCACTAATCCAGGGTAGGCGCCGGGTCGTCCGCTTCGGGATCCACACCCCCGCGGACGTGAGAGCAGGCGAGGTGCGCGTCGGTCCGGGCGGGATGGAGTGGGAGCTGGAGACGCCGGACGGGTCCGCCCCCGTCCGGCTTCCGCTCTTCGGCACGTACAACGTGGCCAACGCGCTGGGGTGCGCGGCGGTGCTCTGGAGCCTGGGGTGGACCCCGGACCAGGTCGCCGCGGGGCTGGGGACGCTGCCGCAGGTCCCCGGCCGCCTGGAGCGCGTCTCCGGCCCGCCGGCCTCCGCCACGGTGCTGATCGACTACGCGCACACGCCCGACGCGCTGGAGCGGGCGCTGCAGGCGCTTCGCCCCCTGGTGCGCGGCCGCCTCTGGGTCCTTTTCGGCGCCGGCGGCGACCGCGACCCGGGGAAGCGGCCGGAGATGGGGAGGATCGCCGCGGAGAACGCGGACGTGGCCGTGGTGACCTCCGACAACCCGCGGACGGAGGACCCGGAAGCCATCATCGACGACATCGAGCGCGGCATGGGAAGTGCACCCCGCCTGCGCTTCCCCGACCGCCGCGAGGCCATCCGCCACGCACTCCTGAACGCCTCCGAGGACGACCTGGTGCTCCTCGCGGGGAAGGGCCACGAGACGTACCAGATCGTGGGCCTGGAGAAGCGTCCGTTCGACGAGCGGGAGGTGGTCCGCGAGGTCCTGTTGGAGCGAAGCGAGTCGATGAGCGGAGGTGTGGCTTGA
- a CDS encoding division/cell wall cluster transcriptional repressor MraZ → MVGYLGRYEHQIDEKGRLSLPAPFRKENPEQTLVLVHVFPNALTLYPEKSWAPVEQRLRELMRLQPSARPWVLSVTSNAMEVVPDKQGRILVPQRLQEAVGITGPTLVVGVMDRIELWSPDRFAATVPEPGPGPDAEQFTHQIFG, encoded by the coding sequence ATGGTTGGGTACCTCGGGCGGTACGAGCACCAGATCGACGAGAAGGGTCGGCTGAGCCTGCCCGCGCCGTTCCGGAAGGAGAACCCGGAGCAGACGCTGGTGCTGGTGCACGTATTCCCCAACGCCCTCACCCTCTATCCCGAGAAGAGCTGGGCCCCGGTGGAGCAGCGCCTGCGCGAGCTGATGCGCCTGCAGCCCTCCGCCCGCCCGTGGGTGCTGTCGGTGACCTCCAACGCGATGGAAGTGGTCCCCGACAAGCAGGGGAGGATCCTGGTCCCCCAGCGCCTGCAGGAGGCGGTGGGGATCACCGGCCCCACGCTGGTCGTGGGCGTCATGGACCGCATCGAGCTGTGGAGCCCCGACCGCTTCGCCGCCACCGTGCCCGAGCCCGGACCCGGTCCCGACGCGGAGCAGTTCACGCACCAGATCTTCGGCTGA
- the rsmH gene encoding 16S rRNA (cytosine(1402)-N(4))-methyltransferase RsmH, with the protein MSEEYASAYHAPVMVEEVMELLRPERGGTFLDGTLGGGGHAEALLTRGPGARLIGVDRDPDALAEAGRRLQRFGERVRLVAATYADAVDAAGIAEGSLDGVLLDLGISSHQIDEAERGFTFRAGAPLDMRMGQASAGEPSAADLLNTLDEEELADVFWRYGEEKKSRRLARVVVEMREEAPFETSDRLVEAIRRALGPRTDAGDNARIFQALRIAVNREIEQLETALPRYRDALAPGGVFAVLAYHSLEDRLVKNAFRDWSRACTCPPGLPVCRCGGVALGETLTRKPVSASDEEVRRNVRARSARLRGWRRA; encoded by the coding sequence GTGAGCGAGGAGTACGCCTCCGCCTACCACGCACCGGTGATGGTGGAGGAGGTGATGGAGCTGCTGAGGCCCGAGCGCGGCGGGACCTTCCTGGACGGCACGCTCGGCGGCGGCGGCCACGCCGAGGCGCTGCTCACGCGCGGGCCCGGCGCCCGGCTGATCGGCGTCGACCGCGACCCCGACGCCCTGGCCGAGGCAGGGCGCAGGCTGCAGCGCTTCGGGGAGCGGGTGAGGCTGGTCGCCGCGACCTACGCCGATGCGGTCGACGCGGCGGGGATCGCGGAGGGGTCGCTGGACGGGGTGCTGCTGGACCTGGGGATCAGCTCGCACCAGATCGACGAGGCAGAGCGCGGGTTCACCTTCCGCGCCGGGGCGCCGCTGGACATGCGGATGGGGCAGGCGAGCGCCGGGGAGCCGAGCGCGGCCGACCTGCTCAACACGCTCGACGAGGAGGAGCTGGCCGACGTCTTCTGGCGCTACGGCGAGGAGAAGAAGTCGCGCAGGCTGGCGAGAGTCGTGGTGGAGATGCGCGAGGAAGCCCCTTTCGAGACGAGCGACCGGCTCGTCGAGGCGATCCGCCGGGCGCTGGGCCCCCGGACGGACGCGGGCGACAACGCGCGCATCTTCCAGGCGCTGCGCATCGCCGTGAACCGCGAGATCGAGCAGCTGGAGACGGCGCTGCCGCGCTACCGCGACGCGCTGGCGCCGGGCGGCGTGTTCGCGGTGCTGGCGTACCACTCGCTCGAAGACCGGCTGGTGAAGAACGCGTTCCGCGACTGGAGCCGCGCCTGCACCTGCCCCCCGGGGCTCCCCGTCTGCCGGTGCGGCGGGGTGGCGCTGGGGGAGACCCTCACGCGCAAGCCCGTCTCGGCGTCGGACGAGGAAGTCCGGCGCAACGTCCGCGCGCGGAGCGCGCGGCTGCGCGGGTGGAGGCGGGCGTGA
- a CDS encoding YegS/Rv2252/BmrU family lipid kinase: protein MHISVVINPPSFDAVEALRRGVEKLREAGHVVHPRMTFETGDASRFAWKSAEYGADLVVAAGGDGTINEVVNGLYEWIEGREADGKVPVLPRLGIVPMGTANDLAGGLGIPGGDPEAALAIAVAGIPLEVDVGRVNGRCFLNVSTGGFGAEATEESSDELKRLLGPVAYVVTGVRKFVRLEVSRGRFTSDGETLHDGDFLIFAVGNARRTGGGNYITAEADMEDRLLDVCIVERMSHLEAVRIAPSIRAGRHVNNPHVTYRKVRELLVEADHELTVNADGEPLCSRRFEYDLAPHRLTLMVPELPEEGDGKAKEGKGEES from the coding sequence GTGCACATCAGCGTCGTCATCAACCCGCCCTCGTTCGACGCGGTGGAGGCGCTCCGCCGCGGCGTGGAGAAGCTGCGCGAAGCCGGGCACGTGGTGCACCCGCGCATGACGTTCGAGACGGGCGACGCCTCGCGCTTCGCCTGGAAGTCTGCCGAGTACGGGGCCGACCTGGTGGTGGCGGCCGGCGGCGACGGCACCATCAACGAGGTGGTGAACGGGCTCTACGAGTGGATCGAGGGGCGCGAGGCCGACGGGAAGGTGCCGGTGCTGCCGCGGCTGGGGATCGTGCCGATGGGCACCGCCAACGACCTGGCGGGCGGGCTCGGCATCCCCGGCGGCGACCCGGAGGCGGCGCTGGCCATCGCGGTGGCGGGGATCCCGCTGGAGGTGGACGTGGGGCGGGTGAACGGGCGCTGCTTCCTGAACGTCTCCACCGGCGGCTTCGGCGCCGAGGCCACCGAGGAGTCGTCCGACGAGCTCAAGCGCCTGCTGGGGCCGGTGGCGTACGTGGTGACCGGGGTGCGCAAGTTCGTGCGGCTGGAGGTCTCGCGCGGGCGCTTCACCTCCGACGGCGAGACGCTGCACGACGGCGACTTCCTGATCTTCGCGGTGGGGAACGCGCGGCGCACCGGCGGCGGCAACTACATCACCGCCGAGGCCGACATGGAGGACCGGCTGCTGGACGTGTGCATCGTGGAGCGGATGAGCCACCTGGAAGCCGTCCGCATCGCGCCCAGCATCCGCGCCGGACGCCACGTCAACAACCCGCACGTCACCTACCGCAAGGTGCGCGAGCTGCTCGTCGAGGCGGACCACGAGCTGACCGTGAACGCCGACGGCGAGCCGCTCTGCAGCCGCCGCTTCGAGTACGACCTGGCCCCGCACCGCCTGACGCTGATGGTGCCGGAGCTGCCGGAGGAGGGGGACGGGAAGGCGAAGGAGGGAAAGGGAGAGGAGAGTTGA
- a CDS encoding penicillin-binding protein: MSTPPRPRPELASDERIAARRKLLAASVALAAVLIVGRAVQLQGFEGAKWRAEADRQQQTRVPLPARRGAIYDRDGVPLALTRETFAVSVAPNEIRDRDQAVERMAEALKISRAAARRATNPRRKWVVLPGRFTVEQRRALGDLRGFHVERKLERFYPQGAVGREVLGGVSGDGRALGGIEQALDGSLRGEDGFSVLRRDAKGRKEASLSLPAVQPRDGRDVVLTLDFDLQEIADAALAEAIRNTSASGGDLLLADPRTGEILAAVSKRAGGVRGLGAFIEPYEPGSTLKPFFVASLLAARRATLNDRVYAEAGEWKTPQGRVIRDVHAYEWLSLRDGLRVSSNIAMAKLVSRIPAGEQWSYLRDFGFGTPTGVEYPAEASGRLSRPDRWSELTPASLAMGYEVSVTPLQLTLAYGALANGGTLMEPRLVREVREAGAVVERREPRRLRRVVPAEVAGAISQVLVSVVEDGTATRASLSTFEVAGKTGTARRTGANGRYEAGAYNSTFVGFFPARDPQLVIYVKLDRPRGDYYGGLTAAPVTREALQAILAARSPGLDRRALLAARAKGQPAPAPDRHHDGPALTGREGTYVFLSNRVPPEERGAAGPVPVPDLAGLTMRDAARRLHALGFRVRVQGSGAVRATRPAAGALRPRGDTLTVVGGGA; this comes from the coding sequence GTGAGCACGCCGCCGCGCCCCCGCCCCGAGCTGGCGAGCGACGAGCGGATCGCCGCCCGGCGCAAGCTGCTGGCGGCCTCCGTGGCGCTCGCGGCCGTGCTGATCGTCGGCCGGGCGGTGCAGCTGCAGGGGTTCGAGGGGGCGAAGTGGCGGGCCGAGGCCGACCGGCAGCAGCAGACGCGCGTGCCGCTCCCGGCGCGCCGCGGCGCCATCTACGACCGCGACGGGGTGCCGCTGGCGCTCACCCGCGAGACCTTCGCCGTCTCCGTGGCGCCGAACGAGATCCGCGACCGCGACCAGGCCGTCGAGCGGATGGCGGAGGCGCTGAAGATCTCCCGCGCCGCCGCGCGGCGAGCGACCAATCCGCGGCGGAAGTGGGTGGTCCTCCCGGGGCGCTTCACCGTGGAGCAGCGCCGCGCGCTGGGCGACCTGCGCGGCTTCCACGTCGAGCGCAAGCTGGAGCGCTTCTACCCGCAGGGCGCGGTGGGCCGCGAGGTGCTGGGCGGCGTCTCGGGCGACGGGCGGGCGCTGGGCGGGATCGAGCAGGCGCTGGACGGGTCGCTCCGCGGCGAGGACGGCTTCTCGGTGCTGCGCCGCGACGCGAAGGGGCGGAAGGAGGCCTCGCTCTCCCTCCCCGCCGTGCAGCCGCGCGACGGGCGCGACGTGGTGCTCACGCTCGACTTCGACCTGCAGGAGATCGCCGACGCCGCGCTGGCCGAGGCGATCCGCAACACGAGCGCGTCCGGCGGCGACCTGCTCCTGGCGGATCCGCGCACGGGGGAGATCCTGGCGGCGGTGTCGAAGCGCGCCGGCGGAGTCCGGGGACTCGGCGCCTTCATCGAGCCGTACGAGCCGGGGTCGACGCTCAAGCCCTTCTTCGTCGCCAGCCTGCTGGCCGCGCGCAGGGCGACCCTGAACGACCGCGTCTACGCCGAGGCCGGGGAGTGGAAGACGCCGCAGGGGCGGGTGATCCGGGACGTGCACGCGTACGAGTGGCTCTCCCTGCGCGACGGGCTGCGCGTCTCCAGCAACATCGCCATGGCGAAGCTCGTCTCCCGCATCCCCGCGGGCGAGCAGTGGTCGTACCTGCGCGACTTCGGCTTCGGCACTCCCACGGGGGTCGAGTACCCGGCCGAGGCGTCGGGCCGCCTCTCGCGGCCGGACCGCTGGTCGGAGCTCACGCCGGCCTCCCTGGCGATGGGCTACGAGGTGTCGGTGACGCCGCTGCAGCTCACCCTGGCGTACGGCGCCCTGGCCAACGGCGGCACGCTGATGGAGCCCCGCCTGGTGCGCGAGGTCCGCGAGGCCGGCGCCGTGGTGGAGCGCCGCGAGCCGCGTCGCCTCCGCCGCGTGGTCCCGGCCGAGGTGGCGGGGGCGATCTCCCAGGTGCTGGTCTCGGTGGTGGAGGACGGGACGGCCACGCGCGCCTCGCTGTCGACCTTCGAGGTGGCGGGGAAGACGGGGACGGCGCGGCGCACGGGCGCGAACGGGCGCTACGAGGCGGGCGCGTACAACTCCACCTTCGTCGGCTTCTTCCCCGCGCGCGACCCGCAGCTGGTGATCTACGTGAAGCTCGACCGGCCGCGGGGCGACTACTACGGCGGCCTGACCGCCGCGCCGGTGACCCGCGAGGCGCTGCAGGCGATCCTGGCCGCGCGCTCGCCGGGGCTGGACCGCCGCGCCCTCCTGGCCGCCCGCGCGAAGGGGCAGCCGGCGCCCGCGCCGGACCGGCACCACGACGGTCCCGCGCTCACGGGGCGGGAGGGGACGTACGTCTTCCTCTCCAACCGCGTCCCGCCGGAAGAGCGCGGGGCCGCGGGCCCGGTGCCGGTCCCCGACCTCGCGGGGCTGACGATGCGCGACGCCGCCCGGCGGCTGCACGCGCTCGGCTTCCGGGTCCGCGTGCAGGGCTCCGGCGCGGTGCGGGCGACGCGCCCCGCGGCGGGGGCGCTCCGCCCGCGCGGCGACACGCTGACGGTAGTGGGAGGGGGCGCGTGA
- a CDS encoding M90 family metallopeptidase, whose translation MPRVPVFGFLKRRRRARLRAQPIPPEWREIVKRNVPLFRRLPPEDGEELLRKVRVFLAEKRFEGCGGLELTDEMRVTVAAQACLPILKLDDDYYPRLRSILVYPDTFVARRERREGAVVHEGHESLLGESWQGGAVVLSWASVRAGAANPLDGENVVLHEFAHQLDQEDGAPDGTPVLHSWSAYGPWARVLSEDYLELRESVAKGREELLDAYGATDEAEFFAVASQTFFEKPVALEREHPELYDQLRAYYRQDPAALLSARPEKDA comes from the coding sequence GTGCCTCGCGTCCCCGTGTTCGGCTTCCTGAAGCGGCGCAGGCGGGCGCGCCTCCGCGCCCAGCCGATCCCGCCGGAGTGGCGGGAGATCGTCAAGCGCAACGTCCCGCTCTTCCGCCGCCTCCCGCCGGAGGACGGCGAGGAGCTGCTGCGGAAGGTGCGGGTCTTCCTGGCCGAGAAGCGCTTCGAGGGGTGCGGCGGGCTGGAGCTGACCGACGAGATGCGGGTGACCGTCGCCGCGCAGGCGTGCCTGCCGATCCTCAAGCTGGACGACGACTACTACCCGCGCCTGCGCTCGATCCTGGTCTACCCCGACACCTTCGTCGCCCGCCGCGAGCGCCGGGAGGGCGCGGTGGTGCACGAGGGGCACGAATCGCTGCTCGGCGAGTCGTGGCAGGGCGGGGCCGTGGTGCTCTCCTGGGCGAGCGTGCGGGCGGGCGCGGCCAACCCGCTGGACGGCGAGAACGTGGTGCTGCACGAGTTCGCGCACCAGCTCGACCAGGAGGACGGCGCGCCGGACGGCACCCCGGTCCTGCACTCGTGGAGCGCCTACGGCCCGTGGGCGCGCGTGCTGAGCGAGGACTACCTGGAGCTGCGTGAGTCGGTGGCGAAGGGGCGCGAGGAGCTGCTGGACGCGTACGGCGCCACCGACGAGGCCGAGTTCTTCGCGGTGGCGTCGCAGACCTTCTTCGAGAAGCCGGTGGCGCTCGAGCGCGAGCACCCCGAGCTGTACGACCAGCTCCGCGCCTACTACCGCCAGGACCCCGCCGCCCTTCTCAGCGCGCGGCCCGAGAAGGACGCGTAA